The following coding sequences are from one Schizosaccharomyces osmophilus chromosome 1, complete sequence window:
- the lsb5 gene encoding actin cortical patch component Lsb5, producing the protein MLLFGDSKPVTAVTTYIDKMTVGSRNDNDLSGIVELTEVVGLTSTGPKEAARTLRKKLKYGERSEQIRALLVLQALIENAGSHFVENFSDEKLEQRIFLCATSPAYPKEVRIRAYSLIKLWHSEYSKVRGMENLSGLAKKLPSKMPPMGNRQQQPINMKRLAPVLERLIVSSNMAATNLSNTLAQINPHREDPARNKQIMMYYVDCKRCHRPLLRYIEAIQDEMWLANLLKTNDEIVQAIDSYKEKTSHSEHQDDDFESDSGSHPIDDSASYLSGSDVSDTISQTEEDLDANNPFSDLNRTD; encoded by the coding sequence ATGCTGTTATTCGGTGACTCTAAACCAGTTACAGCGGTAACTACATATATCGACAAAATGACTGTTGGTAGTCGCAACGATAATGACCTATCTGGAATTGTTGAATTGACAGAGGTGGTCGGGCTTACCTCTACTGGACCGAAGGAAGCAGCACGTACACTCCGTAAAAAGTTAAAGTATGGTGAACGTAGTGAACAGATTCGAGCTTTGCTTGTTCTCCAAGCATTAATTGAAAACGCAGGATCACACTTTGTGGAAAACTTTTCGgatgaaaaattggaacAGCGTATATTTTTATGTGCAACAAGCCCAGCTTATCCAAAGGAGGTGCGAATCCGAGCTTACTCATTAATCAAATTATGGCATTCAGAATACTCTAAAGTTCGAGGAATGGAAAACCTGAGCGGCTTGGCTAAGAAACTTCCTTCTAAAATGCCTCCCATGGGTAATCGTCAGCAACAACCAATCAATATGAAGCGTCTTGCACCTGTACTCGAGCGCTTAATCGTCTCTTCTAATATGGCGGCCACCAACTTGTCAAACACACTTGCTCAAATAAATCCTCATCGCGAAGATCCCGCTCGTAACAAACAGATTATGATGTATTACGTTGATTGTAAACGCTGCCATCGTCCCTTGTTGAGATATATTGAAGCCATTCAAGATGAGATGTGGCTTGcaaatttgttgaaaacGAACGATGAAATTGTTCAAGCCATTGATTcgtacaaagaaaagacgaGCCATAGTGAGCATCAAGatgatgattttgaaagcGATTCTGGCTCTCATCCCATAGACGACAGTGCGTCCTACTTATCCGGTTCCGATGTTTCTGATACAATTTCTCAAACAGAGGAGGATCTGGACGCCAATAACCCTTTTAGTGACTTGAACCGCACAGACTAA